cttttcaaattttgaaattgaaataatcggaagtatataacattatattgtcttccgaataaatactggcctcaaaatgggatttttcctatatcagaaattttgatatttttcaatatatatatatatatatatattcggtagtgagtgtacttccgaatactatgtgtctacttaaatatattcgggagacaaaaaattcattaaactaccgattattaccagtttgtatccaggaagatatgaccaacaatattcggccgataaccatcaaatatttctcctgaatactgtcgatgttcttgagaaatgaagaacacgactacattcggaagtaaaggagcatgaatatcgcccgaatctggataaataaccgaaaaccctagaattattttttctcgattcgccgaattaaagcgaaataaacctcaaaaatgatagattcttatctaattggggccatttgactttggagcggaattttttttttcttccacaatcgaaagataataggaaactggaagaagaagagttgaaatgattagaattgtttttgatttggttttcatacagttttaccataagggcatttatgtaacttcaatatcatatagggtaccccttaactagaggctttggctgggtataaattgatggcccctaaatccttcgggggtggcccctaaaaacgctaggttTCGTATACTCAAAGAAACAACATTTTTGCCGTCTGATCTACTTACCATTGATTCTTAAAAACTAAATCAAACGGTTCGTATCAAAACTAAATCAATAGGTCTCACTAATCAAGCTAGTGGGTCCTACAGTCTCAAGGGAGTACCGTAAGTCACATAAAAACGTGGTACCTAAACGGGCCACAAGGACAAGAGAAGacgaattttaatttaatttttctaAAACGCAAATTTCTTTCTTCTGTAAATcggaaattattttttttttatcaaatcgatcaatgaattagggtttggagtaTCATCATGGCAATTTCTCTTGCGAAGCTTACTATCCTCCTCGGAGCAGGTCAGTGCTACTACTATCCCCTGTTAgggtttttttttgatcgattgaGTAGGCTTGATCGAGCTTAAAGTGAGTTTTTCCTGTAATTTCTGTTTATTTTTTCTGTATGTTTTACTTAAGTAGTAGTAACTGATAGAGATGGTTTTTAAGATTTTTTAACATACACACTGCTTAGGAAAACAAAATGCAAAACCTAGAATTTTGATGGTTCATGGCTTGGGAGAGAGTGGAGTAAAAAATAGATGGAAGGGAAAACAAGTTTGGGAGGCTATGTGGATGCCCCTCCTACAGCCTTGCCTATAAAGGGAAAAACAGGCCTGGGAGGCGGCATAGGCCATGGAGGAGGAGTTATTAGCCCACCAATTAGCATGAGTTTAGGAAGAAAATTTTAAGGGTAGTTGAGAAATTTATGCTGTGAATGAATGCTGAAACTTAGGTTTTGTTTTGTCTGTGGGTTGTTCTCTAGTGTATATGGTAAATTGATAATTACAATTGCCTTGTTCTTTTCTCAGTGTCACTTGTAACCAGATTTCCGATAGAtagttttgttgttttgtttcttCTGTTCCAACAACTTTGAAGATTACGGCATGGACGGCCTAGGTTCAGTTGGTTATATCATATTGACTACTGCTCGGATGGGAAATAAAGATTTAGCTAACCATGTCTGTTACAGTATTTATCTTTCCTTCCTTAACTGGATGCCTTATTGTATTTATCTATCAGGTGTAGTTGGGTCTGTCTTAGCTCAGGAAGGACGCACACGTGATCTCTTTTCTGGAGCTTTCAAGGTATTGTTACACCAGCATTTCTTTTAAAACACCTTGTGTTATACTCTAGGATAGTTGCTTATACACAAATCAGACAGAAATTATGGTTTAGATAAATGTTCTGACTAAACGTTATTGCTTTGACTGGTTGTCTTTTTTACTCTTATGTAAATTGTGTAAATTTCTTTCATACTAGTAGTCATTACTTTGATTTCGTTTGGTCCTATCTTTATGTTGTATATTATCCTATGCCTGTTCCATAACGTGTTCCCTTATATTTCAGATTTTTGTGAAGCAAATTAAGAGAACGGATgatacttcttcatcatctagatcaaaaccacaaaatgaaGCGCTGCTAGCTCAGGTTAGGATGTTGTGTATGCTATGTTGTgacattttgttgtttctttatacTAAGGCAACTTTTTTATCTTCACGGTAGTTTTGTTTCTTTATTATATACTAAGGCAACTTTTTTATCTTCACGGTAGTTTCTTGTATTGTGCTCGAATTTCGGAGGTTAAGTTTCTTATGATATGTCAAGTTGATATCGACTTACAATTTCAATATCACATAGTAGGAACACCCCCAAAATATTGGAACTAGTGTTTTCAGTGTTGCTGTGACTTTCATAAACTCTTTACATTTACAACTTACCAATCACTCAAATATCCCTAGTCACTTCTTTAATGTGGTCCTCCTTCTAAAGGAGGGGATAGTTGCTCCCTTTCTGTTGCTAGTTACATAAGGAATACCTCCAGTGATATGCTGCATATGCACTGGTACCAAAAGCACTCCATGAATGTTTGGATTTATCAAGGTTTCTTGTTAATCTACTTGTGCTGTTTGGTATTTCATTTGAAAGTCAATATGGACTAGACAGTCACCTATTATTAACAGTTGCTTTTTTCGCATCTAATTTAAAGTTCATAAGGCTCATTCGCACATATTGTGTGTGCATCATTAAGAAAATTTATGTTTTCGACTTGATACAGATCGTATGGTTATTTTGCAGGTCAACAATCTGCGTCAAGAGCTGCAACTGTTGCAATATGATAATAGCCCAACAGTAATAATGACAGGGGGTAGCTCAGGTCAGAATAGAATTTGAGAGAGATACTATAAGTGCTATTGTTGTTGTTATTCAGTTGTGCTGGTTTTCCTTATACTCTTGCGGTATCTAATGTGACTATGAGCTATTGTAGCACCTCTTGTTCATCTTATACACGGAGCTACCATGATTTCACTTTGCTAGAGATCTTCTATGTTTATATGGTTTTGTGATATGGATTTTCAAAGTTCTTTGTTTAATTGGGTGAATTTAGGTAAATCTGGCGTGTTTTATATATTAGAATCATCTTTCTTTGATGAGAGATGCTATGTGAATATGCATCTTCAAAGTCAGGAAGTTATCAGCATAAAGAGACCCTCGTAGAACGGTTTCCACTTTTTGCATATCCACCCCCTATGCTAAGTCTCAATTTAATAAACAGACTCAGACTTACAGAGTCAGCATACGCTTCTTAGTTATATATTTTGGAAGTTCTATAATACCATCTCTTTGTTAAGGTGCtggtatttcaaaaaaaaaaattaaccaggGTTCATCATGCAGGTGGTTTAAGCACCTACGGGCCCCCACTTGTTATTGTCATTGTTATAGGATATGGTATCATATGGTGGAAGGTAAGTCCATTTAACTGGATACTAATTTGAGTGATGGTTTCGAACCTTTTAGTTACTGGCTAATTGCATAATGAACCACATACATCCTCAGTCAACTCTAATTTCTGTGTTTTCAGGGATGGAAGTTTTCTTCATTGATGTACGCCACAACACGCGATTTGAATGATTCTCGCACGTCTGTAGCAAAACCACTTGATCATCTTTTTACAGCTGTCAAGGCAAGTTACGTTTATTAAAACATTGTCTGATTTAGATTGAAGTTCTCATGAAACTAAGACTTGATCTTACACCTCGAACATTTTTCAATGTGGATATTGACCTTCTTGTTGATTTGTCACATAAAGTGTTGAGAGACACTCTCTAGTAGTTTATGGTGTCTTACATGGCAAGCAGTTATATTCTAGTTTAGAAGTGTACCACCTTTTCATGGGTCAATGTTAATATGTTAATTAGCTTTATGAAATATGAAATTAAGGAAACATGATCTTGTGCTTTTCGTCATCGTTGGACTGGTTTTGATTGCAGGTTACAGAAAATAAAGTATCTGCAAAAATCAATGATGCCGGTGCAAAAATAGATGACTCGATGGCAAACCTATCTGCAACAAAAAAAGAGGTAGCTTAAGTGTAGCATTGTGTCTCAATAGGTATGATACTTCTCTTTGGTAAAATTATTTGCAGAGGGACTTACATAAGTTGTGTGATTATTTATAGTTCGTGACCATAACTGgagatgcaaatattttttccaaGAAGCTCCAAGTAGTTCGTGATGCAGCCTTAAATCTGGTAGCTCATCTTGCCAACTTCTTAGAACACGACTCTCTCCCCTGTATTTTTAGTATTTACTTGTGTTTGTAGTTTGATTTAAGAAACACTTGTTTCATTCTTATTGTGTTTCAGGGATCCAAAGttggaaattttgaaaagaagcaggtatagttttattttattttaagtaaAGATCAATAGAATTGTATAGCATGTGTACAAGCCTTATAATTATTTTATGTTTTGATGCTTCAGGATATAGATTATGGAGGGGTTCACTACTTATGTAATTTTGTCGTCGATAATGAGGCAAAGGTTCAACCATTTATTCAGGTGTGGATCTAACTTCTTCAAATGTTTGTGGCCTTTCTTAATGGATGCTGTCTTTTACTTGTATAGTTGAAAAGGCTAAAACCTGGcttggcatcttcaacaaaaacaacttcaggggatattttttttttcagtttttgcTTTCGCCTAAAAATAGTGACTAATTTTCTGGATCACCTTGATTTTGAAGTGCACAACCACACTGACCTTTCCAAAACGAACTTCTGATAATTAGCCCTTTTACCTTGTAATTCTAATAACTTATGTTTCATCACTTTCATACTGGGGTAGCATACTCACCTTGTGTTATTATTGTTACTAATCTTATTGTGTGATCTCTGTAGGGATCCCAGTCTACTTCCAGGCCAGCTCTAGAACTTCCTCAAACTACACCTACCCCAACAGTAAGTCTATTTCTGTCCACAGAGCTTTAGTTTGTGCTTCTTGCAGAAGGATCACAAAATTCCAGGTGATCCCACTGTGTTCTACCTTTGTGGAGTTTTTTGAGCATACTCAGCTTTTCTATCTATTATTTTGGACATGGCTGAACTATGTTTAGGTTGCCCTGGGTATAGGTTAACTTCTTGttgaaaagaagaacaaaaaacatACTTGCACTTTGTTTCTTCATTTTCAATTGTTTTCATTTGAACAAGCACATATGTTTTATTGCGAACATAAAGTTAAGTTTCGCTTGATCATGACCTGTTAATTGGGCTTATTATTGGTGTGTAGTCTTGCTACAGAATAGTTGTGGCGGAATGGGGTTTCAAGTTTTTGGTTTGCTATTGTGGTTTTAAGGAATTACTTTTCTCAATTTTTTTGGTTTCGACGAAAAGTAGTCACAGTGTTTCTCAATCACTTCCATGCTCAAGTGCACAACCAAACTGACAATTCCGAAACGGACTTCTGATAATTAATAATTATCCTTTTAACCTTGTGATTGTAACTTATCTTACTTGTACTTACCATTCATGACTTCATCATACTCTGGGGCAGCATACTTTTCTAAGTAGCACTCACCTTGTGTTATTATTGTTACTTATCTTGCTGATATTGGTTGTCTGTCTGAACTTTCTAGGCATCCCCGTCTACTTCC
This genomic stretch from Papaver somniferum cultivar HN1 chromosome 5, ASM357369v1, whole genome shotgun sequence harbors:
- the LOC113281026 gene encoding uncharacterized protein LOC113281026 isoform X1, which translates into the protein MAISLAKLTILLGAGVVGSVLAQEGRTRDLFSGAFKIFVKQIKRTDDTSSSSRSKPQNEALLAQVNNLRQELQLLQYDNSPTVIMTGGSSGGLSTYGPPLVIVIVIGYGIIWWKGWKFSSLMYATTRDLNDSRTSVAKPLDHLFTAVKVTENKVSAKINDAGAKIDDSMANLSATKKEFVTITGDANIFSKKLQVVRDAALNLGSKVGNFEKKQDIDYGGVHYLCNFVVDNEAKVQPFIQGSQSTSRPALELPQTTPTPTASPSTSEPALELPQTTHTRRLLHATSMPLGLLSIETPSPSIQASPSISSRIVVPQVPCTPRTLSSPPEPPTPSSSDASASMTRTFSLPPEPPTPSSSNASASTISGLFGWRPFSTRTSS
- the LOC113281026 gene encoding uncharacterized protein LOC113281026 isoform X2 — protein: MAISLAKLTILLGAGVVGSVLAQEGRTRDLFSGAFKIFVKQIKRTDDTSSSSRSKPQNEALLAQVNNLRQELQLLQYDNSPTVIMTGGSSGGLSTYGPPLVIVIVIGYGIIWWKGWKFSSLMYATTRDLNDSRTSVAKPLDHLFTAVKVTENKVSAKINDAGAKIDDSMANLSATKKEFVTITGDANIFSKKLQVVRDAALNLGSKVGNFEKKQDIDYGGVHYLCNFVVDNEAKVQPFIQGSQSTSRPALELPQTTPTPTLLHATSMPLGLLSIETPSPSIQASPSISSRIVVPQVPCTPRTLSSPPEPPTPSSSDASASMTRTFSLPPEPPTPSSSNASASTISGLFGWRPFSTRTSS